The window AATCCAGATGCAGGCCATCCAATTCTGGATAGCCGCTGATGAGGTCGCCCACCACGTTCAGAATGTGTTGCTGCACTTCCGGAATGCCGGGATCGATGAAATGACCCGCGTTCGCGGAGGCTGAGGGTCGTGACAGATTGCGGTCGAAAGTTATCCAATCCCTGTGATTGCTATAGATATAGTTTCTTGCTATGAGGGCTGAATCCACCGGGGTGGCGTTGAGCACCACAATCCAGGCGTGGATTTTGAGTCCACGGGCTTGGCCTTCCCGCAAAACCTGCTCCAGCGGGTCAAAAGTCTGACCGTTGAGGATATGGCTGCGATATTCGGGATTTGGGAATTTGTCCGGCTTCCGGTTTGGCTGGTAGAGGGCGTCGGAACGGTAGCGAACCTCCAAAAATATGTCTGTCTGACCGGTCTCGACAGCGTCATCCACCATTCTGCTCACCTTTTGGGGTGTGTTTATCCCCCAGGGCAAAACCCAGACGGCACGGGCTTCCGCGTTCAAAACCAGGGGCAGGAACAGGCAAATTGATAAAATGATAAAATGGATATATTTAGGCATCGGAGTCCTTTGAAAGCCTGATGTTTTCGACCTTTGCGCCGGCGTCGCCATCTTTGAGGCGCAGGTTCAGGTTATCGCCAACCTTCAAATCCCGCGCCGAGGTGATAATCTTTTCGCCCCGGGTGATGAGGCTGAATCCGCGTTCCAGCACTTTGTTGGGTGAGAGGCTGTGGAGGCTGAGTTCGGCTTTTTCCAGGCGTGTCTTTTTCTCCCAAAAACGTTCCCCGGCTTCGGTTTCCAGCTTTTGGGCAAGGGTTTCCAAATGTCTTTCCAAAGTTTCAACTGTCTGTGCCGTATGGTTTTGCATGGAGATTTGGGCTTGGTTAATCCGTGATTGA of the Candidatus Cloacimonadota bacterium genome contains:
- a CDS encoding family 10 glycosylhydrolase, producing the protein MPKYIHFIILSICLFLPLVLNAEARAVWVLPWGINTPQKVSRMVDDAVETGQTDIFLEVRYRSDALYQPNRKPDKFPNPEYRSHILNGQTFDPLEQVLREGQARGLKIHAWIVVLNATPVDSALIARNYIYSNHRDWITFDRNLSRPSASANAGHFIDPGIPEVQQHILNVVGDLISGYPELDGLHLD